In Carya illinoinensis cultivar Pawnee chromosome 7, C.illinoinensisPawnee_v1, whole genome shotgun sequence, the following are encoded in one genomic region:
- the LOC122315899 gene encoding protein REPRESSOR OF SILENCING 3 — MEEGTEMTKEKMRIFVGGLGESVTGDDLKRLFASSGMAEEVVIVRTKGRSFAYVDFSPSSINSLSKLFSTYNGCVWKGGRLRLEKAKEHYLVSLKREWAEKAELASRRLTNSYNADEDMASYDKPKKVINSERKQLRIYFPNLRKVKLMPLSGTGKHKYSFQRVEVVHSLPIHFCDCEEHSICHPTAKEKQTCDLETRSDGISEEELNIMNSVMNKLFERENLLDAVGSGKGLAKGRDNSIKSVHMLQVNENEEASGTDEDNLIINVMTRRNNRMGSNNMMAFIGGQGKERISENKESGFIRTQTSMDGQNLNVLKLQKNNVVPPYKKRKSLFNQESNGNGPPPAIPKGNGELKTPSDESAILLGAQLAEPESGIQQSATLPSLSRKSSWRKLLRDRGNNFSISHILPGISSSEEEQLKSNSFVPDSTVSKNDDLVSHGDHLESKLGETTKEELVETQPSSHTAPSTKSSRGASWLQKSSWTQLVGENKSSLFSIAQILPDISYGKQVIMELNDVVIVDSNDSKQKGLGKHDDGKSIGDDSLSLEMGKDESVIRSTLEKNRQTVLGNSEAPCRISEKKHDSASKLASAGNISIGETCSFMRSATSLKEWAKTKATISGSIHSRKSREK; from the exons ATGGAAGAAGGCACAGAAATGACGAAGGAGAAGATGAGGATATTTGTGGGAGGATTGGGGGAAAGCGTGACGGGCGATGATCTGAAGAGGTTGTTCGCGTCTTCGGGAATGGCAGAGGAAGTGGTCATTGTGAGGACCAAAGGCCGCAGCTTTGCCTACGTCGACTTCTCTCCCTCTTCCATTAACTCCCTCTCCAAGCTCTTCAGCACT TATAATGGGTGTGTCTGGAAGGGAGGGAGGCTGAGGCTTGAGAAAGCTAAAGAACATTATCTTGTTAGTTTGAAACGAGAGTGGGCAGAAAAAGCTGAACTTGCTAGTAGGAGACTTACCAACAGTTATAATGCAGATGAAGACATGGCCTCCTACGACAAGCCTAAGAAAGTCATCAATTCTGAAAGAAAGCAACTTCGGATTTACTTTCCCAACTTAAGAAAG GTGAAATTAATGCCTTTGAGTGGAACTggcaaacacaaatacagtttccAACGTGTTGAAGTAGTTCATTCTCTCCCTATCCATTTTTGTGATTGTGAAGAGCATTCCATATGTCATCCCACTGCAAAGGAAAAACAAACTTGTGATCTGGAAACCCGAAGTGATGGGATAAGTGAGGAAGAGCTTAACATAATGAATTCAGTGATGAACAAGCTCTTTGAAAGAGAAAACCTATTAGATGCTGTAGGCAGTGGAAAGGGACTGGCCAAAGGAAGAGATAATTCCATCAAATCTGTTCATATGTTGCAAGTTAATGAGAATGAAGAAGCTTCTGGAACAGATGAGGATAACCTCATAATTAATGTGATGACTAGGAGAAACAACAGGATGGGCAGCAACAACATGATGGCTTTTATAGGTGGCCAGGGAAAGGAAAGAATTTCTGAAAATAAG GAATCAGGATTCATACGAACTCAAACCTCTATGGATGGGCAAAATCTGAACGTGCTCAAACTGCAGAAAAATAATGTTGTACCTCCTTACAAAAAAAGGAAATCACTTTTCAATCAAGAAAGTAATGGAAATGGACCTCCGCCTGCCATCCCCAAAGGCAATGGGGAGTTGAAAACCCCTTCTGATGAGTCGGCAATACTCTTGGGAGCTCAACTGGCTGAACCAGAATCTGGTATCCAACAATCAGCAACACTTCCATCATTGTCCCGGAAGTCTTCCTGGAGAAAACTTCTCCGTGATAGGGGCAACAATTTCAGCATCTCACATATATTGCCAGGCATTAGTTCTAGTGAGGAAGAGCAACTAAAATCAAATTCCTTTGTGCCCGACTCCACTGTCAGCAAAAATGACGACTTGGTAAGTCATGGAGATCACTTGGAGAGTAAGTTGGGTGAAACAACTAAAGAGGAGCTCGTGGAAACTCAGCCTTCCAGCCATACTGCACCTTCAACTAAATCCAGTAGAGGTGCTTCATGGCTCCAGAAGTCCTCGTGGACACAGTTGGTTGGCGAAAATAAGAGTAGCTTATTCAGCATTGCACAAATTTTGCCTGATATTTCTTATGGAAAGCAAGTCATAATGGAGCTCAATGATGTGGTCATTGTTGATTCCAACGACAGCAAGCAGAAGGGTCTGGGGAAACATGATGATGGTAAATCTATTGGAGATGATTCTTTATCTTTGGAAATGGGAAAGGATGAGAGTGTCATTAGGAGTACTCTAGAGAAGAATCGACAGACTGTTTTGGGCAATAGTGAGGCTCCTTGTCGAATATCTGAGAAGAAACATGATTCAGCATCAAAGTTGGCGTCTGCTGGGAATATTAGTATAGGAGAAACATGTTCTTTTATGAGAAGTGCCACTTCCTTGAAAGAGTGGGCAAAAACCAAGGCTACCATAAGTGGATCGATCCACTCGAGAAAAAGTAGGGAGAAGTAG